The Archocentrus centrarchus isolate MPI-CPG fArcCen1 chromosome 7, fArcCen1, whole genome shotgun sequence genome window below encodes:
- the ccm2l gene encoding cerebral cavernous malformations 2 protein-like isoform X2, with the protein MDYEPKKSKKGFVSPIKRLVWSKSGRRPVDRGNIYRRPLHTVPLYPPDYLIHPERLIFDYVEKEVKFLGHLTWVSVSLNPSSRDELLQLLDAARQLKVLPLKTSVDQDCILSLSARCLLLTWRDNEKLLVRIPTHEIAAASYLRDDALHLLVLKTGLNVDTVVAGDDSLDRKKPTGIDGRRQTMSCNADPRPAGGTMERRHTICGVDWRPSLSRSNHDKNQNVERGGGGGGGAGGGERGGGGSLERKRVGGSWERRQQTCKTGGSWENRRARPRSGNWGVGVGGGGGGSWERRHGGGGGGGGGGGSWERRGGIGGGGGGAGSWERRQACTGSWERGKSYGSWERRNHNPLEPTPCPDAYCNLVILAVENRDAAEEYCSLICQMFQIIYGHQTIECVDRAGFHYTMPDRYWLQRSDSCLTDMSYSYDPEFSCCSSYDGSQDAFDVYYSETYSESSSISLQDSHRSVASASDAGDGNLALLLMQEYMITLRNKLTPVELQKFAVLLREYRLGSNIDYFCSELLQLYGDNRKFLLLGMRPFIPDKDVGVFESFLESIGIREGGILTDSFGRIKRSMSNTSATAVRGYDNCSLASGSQEFNRRITDITHDIEALGFQDTHGDIEEEDYYL; encoded by the exons ATGGACTATGAACCAAAGAAATCCAAGAAG GGTTTTGTCTCTCCCATTAAGCGACTGGTCTGGTCAAAATCTGGTCGTAGGCCAGTTGATCGAGGCAACATTTACCGCCGGCCGCTGCACACCGTCCCCCTCTACCCTCCTGACTACCTCATACACCCTGAGAGGCTCATCTTTGACTATGTGGAGAAGGAGGTCAAG TTCCTTGGTCACCTGACATGGGTCTCAGTTTCACTGAACCCTTCCAGTCGAGATGAGCTGCTACAACTACTGGACGCAGCCAGG CAGCTGAAGGTGCTGCCACTGAAGACCAGCGTGGACCAGGACTGTATCCTGAGTCTGTCCGCTCGCTGTCTGCTGCTGACCTGGAGAGACAACGAGAAGCTGCTGGTGAGAATCCCCACACATGAAATCGCTGCCGCCTCCTACCTGAGAGACGATGCACTGCACCTCCTGGTCCTCAAGACAG GTCTAAATGTGGATACTGTGGTTGCCGGGGATGACAGCCTGGACAGGAAAAAGCCGACTGGTATCGATGGGCGACGGCAAACCATGAGCTGCAACGCTGACCCGCGACCTGCCGGGGGTACAATGGAGCGGCGGCACACCATCTGCGGAGTTGACTGGAGGCCGTCACTGTCCAGGAGTAACCACGATAAAAACCAGAAtgtggagagaggaggagggggtggagggggtgcAGGAGGTGGGGAGAGGGGAGGCGGCGGGAGCTTAGAGAGGAAGAGAGTTGGAGGGAGCTGGGAGAGGAGGCAGCAAACGTGTAAAACAGGAGGGAGCTGGGAGAACCGCAGAGCGAGACCCAGGAGCGGGAACTGGGGGGTGGGAgtaggtggaggtggtggagggaGCTGGGAGAGGAGGCACGGGGGagggggtggaggtggtggaggaggagggagcTGGGAGAGAAGGGGAGGGattggtggtggaggaggcggAGCGGGGAGTTGGGAACGGAGACAAGCCTGCACGGGGAGCTGGGAACGGGGGAAGAgctatggcagctgggagagGAGGAACCACAACCCGCTGGAGCCCACGCCCTGCCCCGACGCCTACTGCAACCTGGTCATCCTGGCCGTGGAGAACAGG GATGCTGCAGAGGAGTACTGTTCTCTCATCTGTCAGATGTTCCAGATCATTTACGGCCATCAGACCATCGAGTGTGTTGACAGGGCGGGCTTTCACTACACCATGCCGGACCGCTATTGGCTGCAAAGAA GCGACAGCTGTCTGACTGACATGTCTTACAGCTATGATCCAGAgtttagctgctgcagctcata CGATGGCTCCCAAGATGCCTTTGATGTCTACTACAGTGAGACGTACAGCGAGAGTTCATCCATCTCTCTGCAGGACTCCCATCGTAGTGTGGCATCAGCCAGCGATGCAGGAGACGGTAACCTCGCCCTGCTGCTCATGCAGGAGTACATGATCACT ctgcGTAACAAGCTGACTCCAGTGGAGTTGCAGAAGTTTGCAGTGTTGCTGAGAGAATACAGACTGGGCTCAAACATCGACTACTTCTGCTCCGAGTTGCTGCAACTGTACGGAGACAACCGCAAGTTCCTGCTGCTGG GTATGCGTCCGTTCATCCCAGACAAAGACGTTGGGGTGTTTGAGAGTTTCCTGGAAAGTATTGGGATCCGAGAGGGCGGGATTCTAACTGATAGCTTTGGACGGATCAAACGCAGTATGAGCAACACGTCGGCCACCGCGGTGAGAGG GTACGATAATTGCTCTCTAGCGTCAGGATCTCAGGAATTCAACCGACGCATCACCGACATCACCCACGACATCGAGGCACTCGGTTTCCAGGACACACACGGTGACATCGAGGAGGAAGACTATTACCTCTGA
- the ccm2l gene encoding cerebral cavernous malformations 2 protein-like isoform X1: protein MDYEPKKSKKGFVSPIKRLVWSKSGRRPVDRGNIYRRPLHTVPLYPPDYLIHPERLIFDYVEKEVKFLGHLTWVSVSLNPSSRDELLQLLDAARQLKVLPLKTSVDQDCILSLSARCLLLTWRDNEKLLVRIPTHEIAAASYLRDDALHLLVLKTGLNVDTVVAGDDSLDRKKPTGIDGRRQTMSCNADPRPAGGTMERRHTICGVDWRPSLSRSNHDKNQNVERGGGGGGGAGGGERGGGGSLERKRVGGSWERRQQTCKTGGSWENRRARPRSGNWGVGVGGGGGGSWERRHGGGGGGGGGGGSWERRGGIGGGGGGAGSWERRQACTGSWERGKSYGSWERRNHNPLEPTPCPDAYCNLVILAVENRDAAEEYCSLICQMFQIIYGHQTIECVDRAGFHYTMPDRYWLQRSDSCLTDMSYSYDPEFSCCSSYDGSQDAFDVYYSETYSESSSISLQDSHRSVASASDAGDGNLALLLMQEYMITLRNKLTPVELQKFAVLLREYRLGSNIDYFCSELLQLYGDNRKFLLLGMRPFIPDKDVGVFESFLESIGIREGGILTDSFGRIKRSMSNTSATAVRGRYDNCSLASGSQEFNRRITDITHDIEALGFQDTHGDIEEEDYYL from the exons ATGGACTATGAACCAAAGAAATCCAAGAAG GGTTTTGTCTCTCCCATTAAGCGACTGGTCTGGTCAAAATCTGGTCGTAGGCCAGTTGATCGAGGCAACATTTACCGCCGGCCGCTGCACACCGTCCCCCTCTACCCTCCTGACTACCTCATACACCCTGAGAGGCTCATCTTTGACTATGTGGAGAAGGAGGTCAAG TTCCTTGGTCACCTGACATGGGTCTCAGTTTCACTGAACCCTTCCAGTCGAGATGAGCTGCTACAACTACTGGACGCAGCCAGG CAGCTGAAGGTGCTGCCACTGAAGACCAGCGTGGACCAGGACTGTATCCTGAGTCTGTCCGCTCGCTGTCTGCTGCTGACCTGGAGAGACAACGAGAAGCTGCTGGTGAGAATCCCCACACATGAAATCGCTGCCGCCTCCTACCTGAGAGACGATGCACTGCACCTCCTGGTCCTCAAGACAG GTCTAAATGTGGATACTGTGGTTGCCGGGGATGACAGCCTGGACAGGAAAAAGCCGACTGGTATCGATGGGCGACGGCAAACCATGAGCTGCAACGCTGACCCGCGACCTGCCGGGGGTACAATGGAGCGGCGGCACACCATCTGCGGAGTTGACTGGAGGCCGTCACTGTCCAGGAGTAACCACGATAAAAACCAGAAtgtggagagaggaggagggggtggagggggtgcAGGAGGTGGGGAGAGGGGAGGCGGCGGGAGCTTAGAGAGGAAGAGAGTTGGAGGGAGCTGGGAGAGGAGGCAGCAAACGTGTAAAACAGGAGGGAGCTGGGAGAACCGCAGAGCGAGACCCAGGAGCGGGAACTGGGGGGTGGGAgtaggtggaggtggtggagggaGCTGGGAGAGGAGGCACGGGGGagggggtggaggtggtggaggaggagggagcTGGGAGAGAAGGGGAGGGattggtggtggaggaggcggAGCGGGGAGTTGGGAACGGAGACAAGCCTGCACGGGGAGCTGGGAACGGGGGAAGAgctatggcagctgggagagGAGGAACCACAACCCGCTGGAGCCCACGCCCTGCCCCGACGCCTACTGCAACCTGGTCATCCTGGCCGTGGAGAACAGG GATGCTGCAGAGGAGTACTGTTCTCTCATCTGTCAGATGTTCCAGATCATTTACGGCCATCAGACCATCGAGTGTGTTGACAGGGCGGGCTTTCACTACACCATGCCGGACCGCTATTGGCTGCAAAGAA GCGACAGCTGTCTGACTGACATGTCTTACAGCTATGATCCAGAgtttagctgctgcagctcata CGATGGCTCCCAAGATGCCTTTGATGTCTACTACAGTGAGACGTACAGCGAGAGTTCATCCATCTCTCTGCAGGACTCCCATCGTAGTGTGGCATCAGCCAGCGATGCAGGAGACGGTAACCTCGCCCTGCTGCTCATGCAGGAGTACATGATCACT ctgcGTAACAAGCTGACTCCAGTGGAGTTGCAGAAGTTTGCAGTGTTGCTGAGAGAATACAGACTGGGCTCAAACATCGACTACTTCTGCTCCGAGTTGCTGCAACTGTACGGAGACAACCGCAAGTTCCTGCTGCTGG GTATGCGTCCGTTCATCCCAGACAAAGACGTTGGGGTGTTTGAGAGTTTCCTGGAAAGTATTGGGATCCGAGAGGGCGGGATTCTAACTGATAGCTTTGGACGGATCAAACGCAGTATGAGCAACACGTCGGCCACCGCGGTGAGAGG CAGGTACGATAATTGCTCTCTAGCGTCAGGATCTCAGGAATTCAACCGACGCATCACCGACATCACCCACGACATCGAGGCACTCGGTTTCCAGGACACACACGGTGACATCGAGGAGGAAGACTATTACCTCTGA